GACGGCCCACTTGGAGAACTTGATGCAGCGATGCTGGACCGGCATTTTCAGGTGAATACCCGCTCCACTGTTCTGCTCGCGCAGGCCTACGTCCGGCTGTTTGGAGGACGAGAACAGGGACGGATTGTGATGATGACTTCCGGGCAAGGGATGGGGTCAATGCCAGGGGAGGTGGCCTACAGTTCAGCAAAGGCTGCGATTGCAGGGATTACACTCACGTTGTCTGACCAACTGGCAGATCAGAACATCACCGTCAACACCGTCAATCCAGGTCCTGTGGACACCGGTTATCTGACTGAAGAAGCTTGGCAGAGCGTCAGAAACAAATTTCCGATGGGCCGATTCGGCAAACCCGAAGATCCTGCCCGCCTGATTGCCTGGCTTCTGACAGATGAAGCCTGCTGGATCACCGGTCAGACCATCCATTCCGAAGGCGGGTTTGCCCGCTGGCGGTAATCGAATCATGAACTGTTCTGTTTGACTGTCGCAGCTGACAAGATGCTGCGACATTTTTTTATTATTAAACAATTATATATATAAAGGGTTGCAATATACATATTTCATGCTAGAATATTATTCAGACGTCTAATTGATAATGATTTTCATTATCAATTAATTAAACTAGTTTTTAAGTGATATTCTTTATTATTTGGGTCGCGCGCGGCACACCTGAATCTTTTGGGGGAGTGTCATGAAACCATCCTTTTTTTTCATTGTTTTAGTCACACTTGCATTTTCTTCACTCTTCATCGGGGTTGGGAGCCTTTCCATCACTGACCTGTTCCAAATGTCCGACCAGCAATCTCAGATTTTCTGGGCCAGTCGACTTCCTCGTATGCTCAGTATTGTACTTGCCGGAGCCGGTATGGCTATCGGTGGACTGATTATGCAGCAGTTAACACAGAATAAATTTGTATCTCCCACTACTGCCGGAACCATGGATTCAGCCAGATTCGGGATTTTGATTTCAATTCTATATTTCGGCCAGACGAATTCGCTGGTTCAAATCAGTGTTGCAGTCACTTTTTCTATCATTGGGACTTTGCTTTTCATGGCGTTATTGAAGCGTATCAAGCAAAAGGATCCCATTTTCATTCCCCTTGTTGGACTGATGTTTGGAAATATTATCGGTTCGATTACTACCTTTATCGCCTATAAAAACGATCTGATTCAGAATATGACTGCCTGGCTTCAGGGGAATTTTGCCACGATGATGACCGGTTCTTATGAACTGCTGCTCTTGATTGCCCCCCTTGTGCTGTTTGCCTTCTTCTTTGCTAACCGATTTACAGTAGCGGGGATGGGAGAAGATTTCTCGAAAAATCTGGGGATCAATCATAAACAAATCGTTCACACAGGGTTAATTACCGTAGCCGTGATTACATCCGTTGTCGTTGTAACTGTCGGGATGATTCCATTTCTTGGCCTGGTGGTACCGAATATTATTTCGATTTTTATGGGCGATCACGTCCGACGTACTTTACCAATTACTGCAATGGCAGGTTCGATCTTTGTTCTCCTCTGTGACATGATCGGTCGGCTTTTGATTTATCCCTACGAAATTCCAATCGGTTTAACCGTCGGCGTCATCGGAAGCGGCATTTTCCTCATCCTGTTGATCAGGAGGGTTCGTCTTGAGACATAAACAGAAATTCATTCTCCTCATAGTGCTGATGACCCTGTTATCTGTTCTCTTTATGACGATTTCATCAGGGGGAAACTGGGAGTATACTCTTCCGAGACGAGGAAGATCACTAGTAGCAATGATTCTGACAGGCTCGGCTATCGCATATTCGACAGTTATCTTTCAGTCCATTACAAACAATAAAATTCTGACGCCTTCGATTATTGGATTGGATTCCCTTTACATGCTTGTTCAGACGTTTATGATATTTACTTTTGGATC
This Salisediminibacterium beveridgei DNA region includes the following protein-coding sequences:
- a CDS encoding SDR family oxidoreductase; its protein translation is METPLSRSPFPLRGRTYLVTGVSRRIGIGAAIARQIAAWGGSLVISHFQSHDEAQPWGADDLMLLKASISEHLIDGATLTDHSMNFLENDAPDQLMKTIETEGIQLDGIICNHALSGSDGPLGELDAAMLDRHFQVNTRSTVLLAQAYVRLFGGREQGRIVMMTSGQGMGSMPGEVAYSSAKAAIAGITLTLSDQLADQNITVNTVNPGPVDTGYLTEEAWQSVRNKFPMGRFGKPEDPARLIAWLLTDEACWITGQTIHSEGGFARWR
- a CDS encoding ABC transporter permease; protein product: MKPSFFFIVLVTLAFSSLFIGVGSLSITDLFQMSDQQSQIFWASRLPRMLSIVLAGAGMAIGGLIMQQLTQNKFVSPTTAGTMDSARFGILISILYFGQTNSLVQISVAVTFSIIGTLLFMALLKRIKQKDPIFIPLVGLMFGNIIGSITTFIAYKNDLIQNMTAWLQGNFATMMTGSYELLLLIAPLVLFAFFFANRFTVAGMGEDFSKNLGINHKQIVHTGLITVAVITSVVVVTVGMIPFLGLVVPNIISIFMGDHVRRTLPITAMAGSIFVLLCDMIGRLLIYPYEIPIGLTVGVIGSGIFLILLIRRVRLET